Proteins encoded together in one Schumannella luteola window:
- a CDS encoding WecB/TagA/CpsF family glycosyltransferase, with translation MSASTVPRRRRIVGVPVDAVTEQQLLDRIDDWLRDGGVHVAVGVNAHVCNLAARDGALRARLEAADLCYADGQSVVAAARLLGHPVPERLATTDVVHPLAARAAAAGVRVFLFGGRPGVAAQAAGRLRRENPGLEVAEQHGYLPPEHTSELLERIAAFRPGILLVGLGDPAQQDWIAANRHALTAPAVLSCGGLFDWLAGSHRRAPAWMIRAGLEWLWRLLIEPRRLARRYVLGNPAFVLRLARQLLRERGRGRGAP, from the coding sequence GTGAGCGCGTCGACCGTCCCGCGCCGGCGCCGGATCGTCGGCGTCCCCGTCGACGCCGTGACCGAGCAGCAGCTGCTCGACCGGATCGACGACTGGCTGCGCGACGGCGGTGTGCATGTCGCCGTCGGCGTGAACGCGCACGTGTGCAACCTCGCGGCTCGGGATGGCGCTCTGCGCGCACGACTCGAGGCGGCTGACCTCTGCTATGCCGACGGGCAGTCGGTCGTCGCGGCCGCGCGACTGCTGGGGCATCCCGTGCCGGAGCGTCTCGCCACGACCGACGTGGTGCATCCGCTCGCCGCGCGCGCCGCGGCCGCCGGGGTGCGCGTGTTCCTGTTCGGCGGGCGTCCCGGCGTCGCGGCGCAGGCCGCCGGGCGGCTGCGTCGCGAGAACCCCGGTCTCGAGGTGGCCGAGCAGCACGGCTATCTGCCGCCCGAGCACACCTCGGAGCTGCTCGAGCGGATCGCGGCGTTCCGCCCCGGCATCCTGCTCGTCGGCCTCGGCGATCCCGCCCAGCAGGACTGGATCGCCGCGAACCGTCACGCGCTGACCGCGCCGGCCGTGCTCAGCTGCGGCGGCCTGTTCGACTGGCTCGCGGGCTCGCACCGGCGCGCCCCGGCGTGGATGATCCGGGCCGGCCTCGAATGGCTCTGGCGCCTGCTCATCGAGCCGCGCCGACTCGCCCGGCGCTACGTTCTCGGCAACCCCGCGTTCGTGCTGCGACTCGCTCGGCAGCTGCTGCGAGAACGCGGTCGGGGGCGAGGCGCCCCGTGA
- a CDS encoding polysaccharide biosynthesis C-terminal domain-containing protein — MTAPATAAADDSAADRRRLARGGGLSFLGSALSALLGFAATVVITRSLGDAGAGQVLQLIAVITIALSFGRLGMDSVGVWLLPRLGEAPQRIRPAVTLQLGVALLGGGAAALVVALALPQLATGIDPDLLRSAAAVLPAGCVMLVALAALRGLGGLRGYVLIGSVVLPSTRVLALLAAALLVATPLALGLAWALPLIPLAVIAVVVLLRRVRASAPPPGSGAGRPRRASWIPDRGLTRQSLGYALPRTLSAVLEQGLLWLDVIIVGALAGSAAAGDYGAASRLIAAGLIIDTALRVVVAPRFSALLHAGRRSETEALYRTAASWLVLFSAPIYLLLAVFAPLVLTWFGEGFGDGATALMILCAGAIVTFLAGNVHSLLLMSGRSGWAAANKAIVLALNVTANLLLVPVFGITGAAAAWAGAMLLDAVLAGVQVRLLLGIRPALGHVLGALLVPLVLVGAPALLLRWALGATLPALLLSIGVGGAALLVWARLDGRRHHLDELTAAFRRRS, encoded by the coding sequence GTGACCGCGCCGGCGACCGCCGCGGCCGACGACAGCGCCGCCGATCGGCGGCGGCTGGCGCGAGGCGGCGGACTGAGCTTCCTCGGCTCGGCGCTCAGCGCCCTGCTCGGCTTCGCCGCGACGGTCGTGATCACGCGCTCGCTCGGCGACGCCGGCGCCGGGCAGGTGCTGCAGCTCATCGCCGTGATCACGATCGCGCTGAGCTTCGGCCGGCTCGGCATGGACTCGGTCGGCGTCTGGCTGCTGCCGCGGCTCGGCGAGGCGCCGCAGCGCATCCGCCCCGCCGTGACGCTGCAGCTCGGCGTCGCGCTGCTCGGCGGGGGCGCGGCCGCGCTCGTCGTCGCGCTCGCACTGCCGCAGCTCGCGACGGGGATCGACCCGGACCTGCTGAGGTCGGCCGCCGCGGTGCTGCCCGCCGGCTGCGTGATGCTCGTCGCGCTCGCGGCGCTGCGCGGGCTCGGCGGCCTGCGCGGATACGTGCTCATCGGCAGCGTCGTGCTGCCGTCCACGCGCGTGCTCGCGCTGCTGGCCGCCGCGCTGCTGGTCGCGACCCCGCTCGCCCTCGGGCTGGCCTGGGCCCTGCCGCTCATCCCGCTCGCCGTCATCGCGGTCGTGGTTCTGCTGCGCCGCGTGCGCGCGTCGGCGCCGCCGCCCGGTTCCGGGGCCGGTCGCCCGCGTCGCGCATCCTGGATCCCCGATCGCGGGCTCACCCGCCAGAGCCTCGGCTATGCGCTGCCGCGCACCCTCTCGGCCGTGCTCGAGCAGGGCCTGCTCTGGCTCGACGTGATCATCGTGGGCGCCCTCGCCGGGTCGGCGGCCGCGGGCGACTACGGCGCCGCCAGCCGGCTGATCGCCGCCGGGCTCATCATCGACACCGCGCTGCGTGTCGTCGTCGCGCCCCGCTTCAGCGCGCTGCTGCACGCCGGACGCCGCAGTGAGACCGAGGCGCTCTACCGCACCGCCGCCTCCTGGCTCGTGCTCTTCAGCGCCCCGATCTACCTGCTGCTCGCCGTCTTCGCGCCGCTCGTGCTGACCTGGTTCGGCGAGGGCTTCGGCGACGGCGCGACGGCGCTGATGATCCTCTGCGCCGGGGCGATCGTGACGTTCCTCGCCGGCAACGTGCACTCGCTGCTGCTCATGAGCGGCCGCAGCGGGTGGGCCGCCGCGAACAAGGCGATCGTGCTCGCGCTCAACGTGACCGCGAACCTGCTGCTCGTGCCCGTCTTCGGCATCACCGGGGCCGCCGCCGCGTGGGCCGGCGCGATGCTGCTCGATGCGGTGCTCGCCGGCGTGCAGGTGCGGCTGCTGCTCGGCATCCGCCCCGCGCTCGGCCACGTGCTCGGCGCGCTGCTGGTGCCGCTGGTGCTCGTCGGCGCACCCGCGCTGCTGCTGCGCTGGGCGCTCGGAGCCACGCTGCCGGCGCTGCTGCTGAGCATCGGCGTCGGCGGTGCCGCGCTGCTCGTGTGGGCCCGGCTCGACGGCCGCCGGCACCACCTCGACGAGCTGACGGCGGCGTTCCGACGTCGGAGCTGA
- a CDS encoding fibrinogen-like YCDxxxxGGGW domain-containing protein encodes MSHTPTPARRHLRRALIALMGGALAAGALAPLPALAEAPLPNPDGKSELTAAASCWEIKQRDPSSASGVYWLWTPQLGAADRFYCDQTTDGGGWVLIARGRENFSTTDEGRGTADQVRDPITGQAAFDARQLPSRTVEALLGGQKVSELTDGVRLRRALDVAGSNFQEVRFTFSSPRDDWSWMFNNQQRVKTWKVGNASGTGGNTSGFGSGGGQNRVDTSTGSTQGWSDGFGYGADTKGSNAASSWMWSKDANSGYARGFTQVFLRPKTTSSTLFTAIPDAGSPASTVTAVASSFALPTNWGIAGKGAGPSSIEGSVQGGAFTEANGVVYVGGNFTTVQKTAAGGSAVAQPYLAAFDRATGELKTAFRPVFNNQVKALAALPDGRIAVGGYFTQVNGQPKAGLVVLDPTTGATSNDWTGRIIDRTNNNAFVRSLDVQDGWLYVGGIFTHSTGGSTSTEWYTKGAARLSVANGTPDGSWNPELNGRVMSLDASARGDRVYLAGFFTASKGTATDSAAALTTSGAAVVPWSTVFSDTKHYQQAVKEVGDTVWLGGSEHSFFSYGRADLKLISSTVGNAGGDFQAAATDGKVIYGSCHCFQTQYMGSKTWPNIGQSWYKAEKINSVGAWDAATGRYLDAFNPSVNQAEGAGGWALFVDSTGTLWAGGDYTYSETAPTKRQWSGGFVRFPLRDSTAPTTPTSLSVTSAGSQVALSWGGSADASGAVTYQVLRNDRVVATTTTNTITLPDAPAATKYFVRAADAAGNISASTPAARIGSTPPPVDPVGNPNLITAGSTWSYKYDGEAAPAGWNTAGFDAAGWSSGAAPLGWGTSAIATTVTSTVTPKPLTAYYRKAVDISTAGLGSVTLTTRADDGIVVYVNGTEVARKNIDAGAVTVGTYANAAPSTAAAVAAPVTVTVPASAFVNGRNVISAEVHANYRSTPNTSFELTATASTGGTTPVDVPDPEDPVDPGAPTDPGAGGALPAGTTLLAPGSSWSYSYPVDAPAADWRTAAFDAGSWATGAAPVGWGSASIATTVTATATPKPSSLYFRGGFDLAAGASVPNGLTVTTRADDGIIVFLNGTEIGRSNLIPGTIGHNTYANSAPSTAAAVASPVVFDVPANLVVSGRNTIAVQVVSNYRSSPSVSFDLGVVVK; translated from the coding sequence ATGTCGCACACCCCCACCCCCGCTCGCCGTCACCTGCGCCGCGCGCTCATCGCCCTGATGGGCGGCGCCCTGGCTGCCGGCGCTCTCGCACCGCTGCCCGCCCTGGCCGAGGCGCCGCTGCCGAACCCGGACGGCAAGAGCGAGCTGACCGCCGCCGCCTCCTGCTGGGAGATCAAGCAGCGCGATCCCTCGTCCGCGAGCGGCGTCTACTGGCTCTGGACTCCCCAGCTCGGAGCGGCGGATCGCTTCTACTGCGATCAGACGACCGACGGCGGCGGATGGGTGCTCATCGCTCGCGGACGCGAGAACTTCTCCACCACCGACGAGGGCCGCGGCACCGCCGATCAGGTGCGCGATCCGATCACCGGGCAGGCCGCGTTCGACGCGCGCCAGCTGCCGTCGCGCACGGTCGAGGCGCTGCTCGGCGGGCAGAAGGTCAGCGAGCTCACGGACGGCGTGCGACTGCGGCGAGCGCTGGACGTCGCCGGGTCGAACTTCCAGGAGGTGCGGTTCACCTTCAGCTCGCCGCGCGACGACTGGTCGTGGATGTTCAACAACCAGCAGCGGGTGAAGACCTGGAAGGTCGGCAACGCGAGCGGCACGGGCGGCAACACGAGCGGTTTCGGCTCGGGCGGCGGTCAGAACCGGGTCGACACCTCGACCGGCTCGACGCAGGGCTGGAGCGACGGCTTCGGCTATGGCGCCGACACGAAGGGCAGCAACGCCGCGTCGAGCTGGATGTGGTCGAAGGACGCGAACAGCGGCTACGCCCGCGGCTTCACCCAGGTGTTCCTGCGGCCGAAGACGACCAGCTCGACCCTGTTCACCGCGATCCCCGACGCCGGCTCGCCCGCCTCCACCGTCACGGCCGTGGCCTCGAGCTTCGCGCTGCCGACCAACTGGGGCATCGCGGGCAAGGGCGCCGGCCCGTCGTCGATCGAGGGCAGCGTGCAGGGCGGCGCCTTCACCGAGGCCAACGGCGTCGTCTACGTCGGCGGCAACTTCACGACGGTGCAGAAGACCGCCGCGGGCGGCAGCGCTGTCGCGCAGCCGTACCTCGCCGCCTTCGACCGGGCGACCGGCGAGCTCAAGACCGCGTTCCGCCCGGTGTTCAACAACCAGGTGAAGGCGCTCGCGGCCCTGCCGGACGGCCGTATCGCCGTCGGCGGCTACTTCACCCAGGTCAACGGCCAGCCGAAGGCCGGACTGGTCGTGCTCGACCCGACGACCGGCGCGACCTCGAACGACTGGACCGGCCGCATCATCGACCGCACCAACAACAACGCCTTCGTGCGTTCGCTCGACGTCCAGGACGGCTGGCTCTACGTCGGCGGCATCTTCACGCACTCGACCGGCGGCAGCACCTCGACCGAGTGGTACACGAAGGGCGCCGCGCGACTCTCCGTCGCGAACGGCACTCCGGACGGCAGCTGGAACCCCGAGCTGAACGGGCGGGTCATGTCGCTCGACGCCTCGGCGCGCGGTGACCGGGTCTACCTGGCCGGCTTCTTCACCGCGTCGAAGGGCACCGCCACCGACTCCGCCGCCGCGCTCACCACGAGCGGCGCCGCGGTCGTGCCGTGGTCGACGGTCTTCTCCGACACCAAGCACTACCAGCAGGCCGTGAAGGAGGTCGGCGACACCGTCTGGCTCGGCGGCTCCGAGCACTCCTTCTTCAGCTACGGCCGAGCCGACCTGAAGCTGATCTCCTCCACCGTCGGCAATGCCGGCGGCGACTTCCAGGCGGCCGCCACGGACGGCAAGGTCATCTACGGCAGCTGCCACTGCTTCCAGACGCAGTACATGGGCAGCAAGACCTGGCCGAACATCGGCCAGAGCTGGTACAAGGCCGAGAAGATCAACTCGGTCGGCGCCTGGGATGCGGCCACGGGCCGCTACCTCGACGCCTTCAACCCGAGCGTCAACCAGGCGGAGGGCGCCGGCGGCTGGGCGCTGTTCGTCGACTCGACCGGCACGCTGTGGGCGGGCGGCGACTACACCTACTCGGAGACGGCGCCGACGAAGCGGCAGTGGTCGGGCGGCTTCGTGCGCTTCCCGCTGCGCGACAGCACGGCCCCGACGACGCCGACGAGCCTCTCGGTGACCTCGGCCGGCAGTCAGGTCGCGCTGAGCTGGGGCGGATCGGCCGACGCCTCGGGCGCGGTGACCTACCAGGTGCTGCGCAACGACCGCGTCGTGGCCACCACCACGACGAACACGATCACGCTGCCCGACGCCCCCGCCGCGACGAAGTACTTCGTGCGCGCCGCCGACGCTGCCGGCAACATCTCGGCCAGCACACCGGCCGCGAGGATCGGGTCGACGCCGCCACCGGTCGACCCGGTGGGCAATCCCAACCTGATCACCGCCGGATCCACCTGGTCGTACAAGTACGACGGCGAAGCGGCTCCCGCCGGCTGGAACACCGCGGGCTTCGACGCGGCCGGCTGGTCGAGCGGCGCCGCGCCGCTCGGCTGGGGCACCTCGGCGATCGCGACGACCGTGACCTCGACGGTCACCCCGAAGCCGCTCACGGCCTACTACCGCAAGGCGGTCGACATCAGCACCGCCGGTCTCGGGTCGGTGACGCTGACGACCCGCGCGGATGACGGGATCGTGGTCTACGTCAACGGCACCGAGGTGGCTCGCAAGAACATCGACGCGGGCGCGGTGACGGTCGGCACCTACGCGAACGCCGCGCCGTCGACGGCGGCCGCGGTCGCCGCACCGGTGACGGTGACCGTGCCGGCGAGCGCCTTCGTCAACGGCCGCAACGTGATCTCCGCGGAGGTGCACGCGAACTACCGCTCGACGCCGAACACGAGCTTCGAGCTCACCGCCACGGCGAGCACCGGCGGCACGACGCCGGTCGACGTGCCCGACCCCGAGGATCCGGTCGACCCGGGCGCCCCGACCGACCCGGGCGCCGGCGGAGCGCTCCCGGCCGGCACGACGCTGCTCGCCCCCGGATCGAGCTGGTCGTACAGCTACCCCGTGGACGCCCCGGCCGCCGACTGGCGCACCGCGGCCTTCGACGCAGGGAGCTGGGCGACCGGAGCCGCCCCGGTCGGCTGGGGCAGCGCATCCATCGCCACGACCGTGACGGCGACCGCGACGCCGAAGCCGAGCTCGCTGTACTTCCGGGGAGGCTTCGACCTCGCGGCGGGAGCATCCGTGCCGAACGGGCTCACGGTGACCACCCGCGCCGACGACGGCATCATCGTGTTCCTCAACGGCACCGAGATCGGGCGCTCGAACCTCATCCCCGGCACGATCGGCCACAACACCTACGCGAACAGCGCTCCGTCGACCGCCGCGGCCGTCGCGAGCCCGGTCGTGTTCGACGTGCCGGCGAACCTGGTGGTGAGCGGACGCAACACGATCGCCGTGCAGGTGGTGTCGAACTACCGCTCGTCGCCGAGCGTGAGCTTCGACCTGGGAGTGGTCGTGAAGTGA
- a CDS encoding CDP-alcohol phosphatidyltransferase family protein: MTAPITIVPGPTPVPARSLGEALAALDSAQKPGGGVPAYTRWVNRRAARLVAALGYVIGASADAVTVASAVLSAAGLAVLILAPITLWSGLVAALLLALGYVFDSADGQLARLSRTGGPAGEWLDHVVDAIRTPAIHLAVLVALWRHGDVGAGWLWLPIAYTVLAVGQFMSQILAEQLARGLGSDAGIPRGGGALRSLALLPTDMGALCWVFALWAWTPAFLIGYGLLFAVNLVHAVASMARKHRRLRALSS, from the coding sequence GTGACGGCGCCCATCACGATCGTGCCGGGCCCGACGCCGGTCCCGGCACGCAGCCTCGGCGAGGCGCTCGCCGCCCTCGACTCGGCGCAGAAACCCGGAGGCGGCGTGCCCGCCTACACCCGATGGGTCAACCGCCGGGCGGCTCGGCTCGTCGCCGCCCTCGGCTACGTGATCGGGGCGAGCGCGGATGCGGTGACGGTCGCCTCGGCGGTGCTCTCCGCCGCCGGGCTCGCCGTGCTGATCCTCGCGCCCATCACCCTCTGGAGCGGACTCGTCGCCGCGCTGCTGCTCGCCCTGGGCTACGTGTTCGACTCGGCCGACGGTCAGCTCGCGCGGCTCTCCCGCACCGGCGGGCCGGCCGGCGAATGGCTCGACCACGTCGTGGATGCGATCCGCACCCCCGCGATCCACCTGGCCGTGCTCGTCGCGCTCTGGCGGCACGGCGACGTCGGCGCCGGCTGGCTCTGGCTGCCGATCGCCTACACGGTGCTCGCCGTCGGCCAGTTCATGAGCCAGATCCTCGCCGAGCAGCTCGCCCGCGGACTCGGTTCGGATGCCGGCATCCCGCGCGGCGGCGGCGCGCTGCGCTCGCTCGCGCTGCTGCCCACCGACATGGGCGCGCTCTGCTGGGTCTTCGCGCTCTGGGCGTGGACGCCCGCGTTCCTGATCGGATACGGGCTGCTCTTCGCCGTGAACCTGGTGCATGCGGTCGCCTCGATGGCCCGCAAGCACCGGCGCCTGCGGGCCCTGTCGAGCTGA
- a CDS encoding NUDIX domain-containing protein has protein sequence MTRATHDSSARRPRGPEDVWVEGPQGRFWGSFGAAGLLVRSADAVLLQLRAEWSHFGGTWGIPGGARKAGETAEQAALREADEEAGVPPERVVVSGELVFDLGYWSYTTVLGEVTERFEPILGDAESTRLDWVAIGEVDALPLHPSFAASWPELRSRLS, from the coding sequence ATGACGCGCGCGACCCACGATTCCTCGGCGCGGCGACCGCGCGGCCCCGAGGACGTCTGGGTCGAGGGACCGCAGGGACGCTTCTGGGGCTCCTTCGGCGCGGCCGGTCTGCTCGTGCGCAGCGCGGATGCCGTGCTGCTGCAGCTGCGGGCGGAGTGGAGTCACTTCGGCGGCACCTGGGGCATCCCGGGCGGCGCCCGCAAGGCCGGCGAGACCGCCGAGCAGGCGGCGCTGCGTGAGGCCGACGAAGAGGCGGGTGTGCCGCCCGAGCGGGTCGTCGTCTCTGGCGAGCTCGTCTTCGACCTCGGCTACTGGTCGTACACGACCGTGCTCGGCGAGGTCACCGAGCGCTTCGAGCCGATCCTCGGCGACGCCGAGAGCACGCGCCTGGACTGGGTCGCGATCGGCGAGGTGGATGCGCTGCCGCTGCACCCCTCCTTCGCCGCGAGCTGGCCGGAGCTGCGGTCGCGACTGAGTTGA
- a CDS encoding M4 family metallopeptidase gives MVTGIVPPFLLSRIAEAESERLAVAPRAARRTLALTDTSGRRRAAITFSVDGDDLVAELTDQPNRTIADAKGSEELPGTVVRKEGDEASGDTAVDEAYDGLGATFDLFSQVFRRNSIDGAGLPLDASVHYGENYDNAFWNGERMVFGDGDGEVFGRFTASVSVIGHELTHGVTEATLGLEYQGQAGALNESISDVFGALVEQHGKGQTAAEASWLIGEGLFTPEVEGAALRSMKAPGTAYDDDVLGTDPQPGHMDDYVDTQEDNGGVHINSGIPNRAFYLVAEKLGGHAWERAGQIWFDTLAAKGARDRVPKDADFARFAAATVSAATARYGESSPEVDAVRAGWAGVGVTTDDAGGKPAGL, from the coding sequence ATGGTCACCGGAATCGTCCCCCCGTTCCTGCTCAGCCGCATCGCCGAAGCCGAGAGCGAGCGCCTCGCGGTCGCCCCGCGCGCCGCCCGTCGCACCCTCGCGCTCACCGACACCTCGGGCCGCCGCCGCGCGGCCATCACCTTCAGCGTCGACGGCGACGACCTCGTCGCCGAGCTGACCGATCAGCCGAATCGCACGATCGCGGATGCGAAGGGCTCGGAAGAGCTGCCGGGCACGGTCGTGCGCAAGGAGGGTGACGAGGCGAGCGGCGACACCGCCGTCGACGAGGCCTACGACGGTCTCGGCGCGACCTTCGACCTGTTCTCGCAGGTGTTCCGCCGCAACTCGATCGACGGCGCGGGCCTGCCGCTCGACGCGAGCGTGCACTACGGCGAGAACTACGACAACGCCTTCTGGAACGGCGAGCGGATGGTGTTCGGCGACGGCGACGGCGAGGTCTTCGGGCGCTTCACCGCCTCGGTCTCGGTGATCGGCCACGAGCTGACGCACGGCGTGACCGAGGCGACGCTGGGTCTGGAGTACCAGGGGCAGGCGGGCGCGCTCAATGAGTCGATCTCCGACGTCTTCGGCGCGCTCGTCGAGCAGCACGGCAAGGGCCAGACCGCCGCCGAGGCGAGCTGGCTGATCGGCGAGGGCCTGTTCACGCCCGAGGTGGAGGGAGCGGCGCTGCGGTCGATGAAGGCCCCCGGAACCGCCTACGACGACGACGTGCTCGGCACGGATCCGCAGCCCGGCCACATGGACGACTACGTCGACACGCAGGAGGACAACGGCGGGGTGCACATCAACTCCGGCATCCCGAACCGCGCGTTCTATCTCGTGGCCGAGAAGCTCGGCGGGCACGCCTGGGAGCGCGCGGGCCAGATCTGGTTCGACACGCTCGCCGCGAAGGGCGCCCGCGACCGGGTGCCGAAGGATGCCGACTTCGCCCGCTTCGCCGCGGCCACGGTGAGCGCGGCGACGGCGAGGTACGGTGAGTCATCGCCCGAGGTCGACGCGGTGCGCGCCGGCTGGGCGGGAGTGGGAGTGACGACCGATGACGCAGGCGGGAAGCCCGCGGGGCTCTGA
- a CDS encoding protealysin inhibitor emfourin has translation MSVTRSGGVAGIRREWRIDVDGDGRADWILLLDACPWSSADVGGAPDAAPGAGSTAAGASAPRGADRMTWTIAADGPEQPRRAELPEPELTGPWRELVDRVQRDGQPVSARVRALPGEDRPIKHRPVEPRDGA, from the coding sequence GTGAGCGTGACCCGCAGCGGCGGGGTGGCCGGCATCCGGCGGGAGTGGCGCATCGACGTCGACGGCGACGGTCGGGCCGACTGGATCCTGCTGCTCGACGCCTGCCCGTGGTCGAGCGCCGACGTCGGCGGGGCTCCGGATGCGGCGCCGGGTGCGGGGTCGACTGCCGCCGGTGCGTCCGCGCCGCGCGGAGCCGACCGGATGACGTGGACGATCGCCGCCGACGGCCCCGAGCAGCCGCGGCGAGCCGAGCTGCCCGAACCCGAGCTGACCGGCCCCTGGCGCGAGCTCGTCGACCGCGTGCAGCGGGACGGGCAGCCGGTGTCGGCGCGCGTGCGCGCGCTGCCCGGCGAGGATCGCCCGATCAAGCACCGCCCCGTCGAGCCGCGGGACGGCGCGTGA
- a CDS encoding RNA-binding S4 domain-containing protein: MSAGVRIDAWICAVRLVKTRSAASTACKAGHVRVNGERAKPSQSVIVGDHVRVLTPGGEKLVTVEKLIVKRVGAPQAAECYTDQTPPPPPKEERAVIGIRERGAGRPTKRDRRELDRLQGRRE, from the coding sequence GTGAGCGCGGGCGTGCGCATCGACGCGTGGATCTGCGCCGTGCGGCTCGTGAAGACGCGCTCGGCGGCGAGCACCGCGTGCAAGGCGGGCCATGTGCGCGTGAACGGCGAGCGGGCGAAGCCGTCGCAGAGCGTGATCGTCGGCGACCACGTGCGGGTGCTGACGCCCGGCGGCGAGAAGCTCGTCACGGTCGAGAAGCTCATCGTCAAGCGGGTCGGCGCGCCGCAGGCCGCCGAGTGCTACACGGATCAGACGCCGCCCCCACCGCCGAAGGAGGAGCGCGCCGTGATCGGGATCCGCGAGCGCGGCGCCGGTCGCCCGACGAAGCGCGACCGCCGCGAGCTCGACCGCCTGCAGGGACGGCGCGAGTGA
- a CDS encoding NAD(P)H-hydrate epimerase — MTSSGASSSGASSSGASAADAAVPSIRDGWSAEQIRAAERPLLDAGVPLMRQAASALAAVVRDELSEPGGRVVLLAGSGNNGGDGLFAAAELCRDGVPVTIVPTGSRLHEAGLTAAVEAGAELDRAAAAHPARFVDSLGPAALIVDAMVGIGASEPGLRGAAHALATALLPRVTERDAQRLRVVAVDVPSGIGVDDGTAPDDGVLLPATVTVTFGAMKAGLLRSPAAALAGSVRLVDLGLSPHLSGDPLVRAR; from the coding sequence GTGACGAGTTCCGGCGCGTCGAGCTCCGGCGCGTCGAGCTCCGGGGCATCGGCAGCCGACGCGGCCGTGCCGAGCATCCGGGATGGCTGGTCGGCCGAGCAGATCCGGGCGGCGGAGCGCCCGCTGCTCGATGCCGGCGTGCCGCTCATGCGTCAGGCGGCGTCGGCGCTCGCGGCGGTCGTGCGCGACGAGCTGTCGGAGCCGGGCGGACGCGTCGTGCTGCTCGCGGGGTCGGGGAACAACGGCGGTGACGGTCTCTTCGCGGCGGCCGAGCTGTGTCGCGACGGCGTCCCCGTGACGATCGTGCCCACCGGCTCGCGGCTGCACGAGGCCGGCCTCACCGCCGCGGTCGAGGCCGGCGCCGAGCTCGACCGGGCGGCGGCCGCGCATCCGGCCCGCTTCGTCGACTCTCTCGGGCCGGCTGCCCTGATCGTGGATGCGATGGTCGGCATCGGCGCCTCGGAGCCCGGCCTGCGCGGGGCCGCGCACGCCCTCGCGACGGCGCTGCTGCCGCGCGTGACGGAGCGCGATGCGCAGCGCCTGCGCGTCGTGGCCGTCGACGTGCCGAGCGGGATCGGCGTCGACGACGGCACGGCGCCGGACGACGGCGTGCTGCTGCCGGCGACCGTGACGGTCACCTTCGGCGCGATGAAGGCCGGACTGCTGCGGTCGCCCGCCGCTGCCCTGGCCGGGAGCGTGCGCCTGGTCGACCTCGGGCTCAGCCCGCACCTGAGCGGCGACCCGCTCGTGCGGGCGCGCTGA
- a CDS encoding glutathione peroxidase — protein sequence MSELRDIPLQTIDGETATLADYAGKTVLVVNVASRCGLTPQYEKLEELQKKYEDRGFTVLGFPCNQFLGQEPGSTEEIKEFCSTTYGVTFPLFDKVKVNGRSAHPLYAELKKTEDEAGKAGKVKWNFEKFVITPDDTVHRFRPTTQPDAPEVIAVIEESLGA from the coding sequence ATGAGCGAGCTGCGCGACATCCCCCTCCAGACGATCGACGGCGAGACCGCCACCCTCGCCGACTACGCCGGCAAGACCGTGCTGGTCGTCAACGTCGCCTCGCGCTGCGGCCTCACCCCGCAGTACGAGAAGCTCGAAGAGCTGCAGAAGAAGTACGAAGACCGCGGTTTCACCGTGCTCGGCTTCCCCTGCAACCAGTTCCTCGGACAGGAGCCCGGCTCGACCGAGGAGATCAAGGAGTTCTGCTCCACGACGTACGGCGTCACCTTCCCGCTCTTCGACAAGGTCAAGGTCAACGGCCGCTCGGCCCACCCGCTCTACGCCGAGCTGAAGAAGACCGAAGACGAGGCGGGCAAGGCCGGCAAGGTCAAGTGGAACTTCGAGAAGTTCGTCATCACGCCCGACGACACCGTGCACCGCTTCCGCCCGACCACGCAGCCGGACGCCCCCGAGGTCATCGCGGTCATCGAGGAGTCGCTGGGCGCCTGA